From the Pseudomonas lalucatii genome, the window TTGAGCCGTTCGGCCTGGGCGCCGGCGGCGAGCAGCAGCAGGCAGAGGGCGGATATCAGTCGCGTCATGATCGGCTACCTGCTTAGAACGGGAACAGCGGGCTGAGGAAGAAGCGGTCCAGCCAGCCCGGCTGACTGGCATCGGCGAAGGCGCCGGTGCCCGAGTAGGTGATGCGCGCGTCGGCGATGCGCGTGGAGGCCACGGTGTTGTCCGTACTGATGTCGTCGGCGCGCACCAGGCCGGCGATGCGCACCAGCTCGTTGCCGGTGTTGAGGGTCATCCACTTCTCCCCGCGCACCGCCAGGATGCCGTTGGGCAGCACCTCGGCCACGGTCACGGTGATGGAGCCGGACAGGCTGTTGCCCTGGGCCGCCTTGCTGTCGCCCTTGGTGTCGCGGTTGGCGTTGTACTCGGCGCCCAGGCTCAGGTTGTCGCCGGTCAGCGGGTTGAGGACATTGCCCGAGCCTGGGTTGCGCAGCGACACACCGCCGCCGAACAACGACGTCAGGCCGATATTGGCGCTGCTGTCCTTGGATATCTGCGAGCCGGCGTTCTTGCTGGCCTGGGTGCGCTCGTTGAGGGTGATGGTGATGATGTCGCCGACGCGGAAGGCCTTGCGATCGCCATACAGGTTGTTCTCGAAGCCGGCCTGGTAGATCGAGCCGTTGTTCTGCGCCGCCGGCAACGGGGTGCGCGGCAGCACCGGCGCGTAATAGGGATCGTCCGGCTTCGGCGGCGGCGACACGCAGCCGCTCAGGGCCACCGTCACGAGCAGGGAAAGCACTATCATCAGCCGGTTCATAACCACTACCTCACGGCGTTGCAAACACGACCTGGAGCGAGCCGCAGCCCGCCCGGGCCTTAGAGATTCTGAGTAACGAAGGACAGCATCTGGTCGGCGGTGGAGATGACCTTGGAGTTCATCTCGTAGGCGCGCTGGGTGGTGATCATATTCACCAACTCCTCGACCACGCTGACGTTGGAGTTCTCCAGGGTGTTCTGCAGGGTCGTGCCCAGGCCGTTGAGGCCCGGCGTGCCGACCTGTGGCGCGCCACTGGAGGCGGTCTCGAGGAACTGGTTGTTGCCGATCGCTTCCAGGCCCGCGGGATTGATGAAGTCGGCAAGCTGCAGGTTGCCGACGATCTGCGGCTGCGGGTTGCCGGCAGTGGTCACCGACACGGTGCCGTCCTCGCCCA encodes:
- the flgH gene encoding flagellar basal body L-ring protein FlgH is translated as MNRLMIVLSLLVTVALSGCVSPPPKPDDPYYAPVLPRTPLPAAQNNGSIYQAGFENNLYGDRKAFRVGDIITITLNERTQASKNAGSQISKDSSANIGLTSLFGGGVSLRNPGSGNVLNPLTGDNLSLGAEYNANRDTKGDSKAAQGNSLSGSITVTVAEVLPNGILAVRGEKWMTLNTGNELVRIAGLVRADDISTDNTVASTRIADARITYSGTGAFADASQPGWLDRFFLSPLFPF